One Bradyrhizobium sp. ISRA464 genomic window carries:
- a CDS encoding branched-chain amino acid ABC transporter permease, with the protein MMPKLNVPGAVAALLCVALALLPVYSAVSGNIFILTLFTRIVIFALAAASLNLIMGYGGMMSFGHAAYLGIGGYAVGILAAEGIGSGFIQWPAALAVSALFALVIGALSLRTRGVYFIMITLAFAQMAYYVASGLSRYGGDDGLTIYKRSDFAGLINLSDRTEFYYLCLACLFGGLYLIWRIVNSRFGLVVQGVRSNEQRMQAIGFHANRYRLVCFVIAGTICGLSGALLANNTDFVSPAVMYWTRSGDLMVMVILGGMGSLFGPVLGAIVYLVLEELLSQFTEYSGLILGPVLLLIVLFARGGIMGLLGRMRRD; encoded by the coding sequence ATGATGCCCAAGCTCAACGTCCCCGGCGCCGTCGCGGCGCTCCTCTGCGTCGCCCTCGCCCTGCTGCCGGTTTACTCGGCGGTGTCAGGCAATATCTTCATCCTCACGCTGTTCACTCGCATCGTGATCTTTGCGCTCGCCGCCGCGAGCCTGAACCTGATCATGGGCTATGGCGGCATGATGAGCTTCGGCCACGCCGCCTATCTCGGCATCGGCGGCTACGCGGTCGGCATCCTTGCCGCCGAGGGCATCGGCTCCGGCTTCATCCAGTGGCCGGCGGCGCTGGCGGTCTCGGCGCTGTTTGCTCTGGTGATCGGCGCGCTCTCTTTGCGCACCCGCGGCGTCTACTTCATCATGATCACGCTGGCCTTCGCGCAGATGGCCTATTACGTGGCCTCCGGCCTGTCGCGCTACGGCGGCGACGATGGCCTCACCATCTACAAACGCAGCGATTTCGCCGGCCTGATCAACCTCTCTGATCGCACAGAGTTCTACTATCTCTGCCTCGCCTGTCTGTTCGGCGGCCTCTATTTGATCTGGCGCATCGTCAATTCGCGCTTCGGCCTGGTGGTGCAGGGCGTCCGCTCCAACGAGCAGCGCATGCAGGCGATCGGCTTCCATGCCAACCGCTACCGCCTGGTCTGCTTCGTCATCGCTGGCACCATCTGCGGGCTATCCGGCGCGCTGCTCGCCAACAACACCGACTTCGTCAGCCCGGCGGTGATGTACTGGACCCGCTCCGGCGATCTCATGGTGATGGTGATCCTGGGCGGCATGGGCTCGCTGTTCGGCCCGGTGCTCGGCGCCATCGTCTACCTGGTGCTGGAAGAGCTGCTGTCGCAGTTCACCGAATATTCGGGGCTGATCCTAGGCCCGGTGCTGCTCCTGATCGTGCTGTTCGCGCGCGGCGGCATCATGGGCCTGCTCGGGAGGATGAGGCGTGACTGA
- a CDS encoding ABC transporter ATP-binding protein, translating to MAETKMVETLLEVDAIETCYGLSQVLFGLSLQIKAGEMVALMGRNGMGKTTTIRSIMGLTPARAGAIRFAGEQVRGLPSYKIAKLGIGLVPEGRQIFPNLTVRENLVAASGNRLGASDPWTLEKIHVLFPRLAERGNNMGVTLSGGEQQMLAIGRALMTNPKLLILDEATEGLAPLIRDEIWSCLSMLKGQGQSVLVIDKNVENLARIADRHYIIERGKTVWCGTSEQLIAEPDLQHKYLGI from the coding sequence ATGGCTGAGACCAAGATGGTTGAGACCCTGCTCGAAGTCGACGCGATCGAAACCTGCTACGGCCTGAGCCAGGTGCTGTTCGGCCTGTCGTTACAGATCAAGGCAGGCGAGATGGTTGCGCTGATGGGCCGCAACGGCATGGGCAAGACCACCACCATCCGCTCGATCATGGGCCTCACGCCCGCGCGCGCCGGCGCCATCCGCTTTGCCGGCGAGCAGGTGCGGGGCCTGCCGTCCTACAAGATCGCGAAGCTCGGCATCGGGCTCGTGCCCGAGGGACGCCAGATCTTCCCGAATCTCACCGTACGCGAAAATCTTGTCGCCGCGTCGGGCAACCGCCTGGGCGCATCCGATCCGTGGACGCTGGAGAAGATCCACGTGCTATTCCCGCGGCTCGCCGAGCGCGGCAACAATATGGGCGTCACGCTCTCCGGCGGCGAGCAGCAGATGCTCGCAATCGGCCGCGCGCTGATGACCAATCCGAAACTCCTGATCCTCGACGAGGCGACCGAGGGCCTTGCGCCGCTGATCCGCGACGAGATCTGGAGCTGCCTGTCGATGCTGAAGGGGCAGGGGCAGTCGGTGCTGGTCATCGACAAGAACGTCGAGAACCTCGCCCGCATCGCCGACCGCCACTACATCATCGAGCGCGGTAAGACGGTGTGGTGCGGCACCAGCGAGCAGCTGATCGCCGAGCCCGATCTGCAGCACAAGTATCTGGGGATTTGA
- a CDS encoding IS630 family transposase (programmed frameshift), with protein MGAAVAITRLDLTAGELRKAARREKNSTVARRILALALVLEGADRKKAAESCGMDRQTLRDWVHRYNAEGLAGLRSRKPTGPRSRLTTEQQAELAALVEAGPDPEQHGVVRWRRVDLRDALERRFGVKLHERSVGKVLAKLGYRRLSVRPRHPQADEAAQEAFQKNFATTLTTTLPAHAQGKPIEIWFQDEARIGQQGTLTRVWAKRGSRPRAPRDRRYDWAYLFGAACPQRGVAAGLVMPTANAEAMSLHLEAISRKVAPDAHAVLVFDGAGYHSAGTVRAPENITLLQLPPYAPELNPIENVWQYLRANKLAITVFDDYDDIVAKTCEAWNFFANDPDRIASITSRTWATVNP; from the exons ATGGGGGCAGCGGTAGCGATTACGCGGCTTGATTTGACCGCGGGCGAGCTTCGGAAGGCGGCGCGCAGAGAGAAGAATAGTACGGTAGCGCGGCGGATATTGGCGCTTGCGCTTGTGCTGGAGGGCGCGGACCGCAAGAAGGCAGCCGAAAGTTGCGGGATGGATCGTCAGACCCTGCGGGACTGGGTGCATCGTTATAACGCCGAAGGCTTGGCGGGACTGCGGTCGCGCAAACCGACGGGACCGCGGTCGCGGCTGACGACAGAGCAGCAGGCCGAATTGGCCGCGTTGGTCGAGGCCGGTCCCGATCCTGAGCAGCATGGGGTCGTACGTTGGCGGCGGGTGGATTTGCGCGACGCGCTTGAGCGGCGGTTTGGCGTCAAACTGCACGAACGTTCGGTCGGCAAGGTTCTGGCCAAGCTCGGGTACCGCCGGCTCTCGGTGCGGCCGCGCCATCCGCAAGCCGATGAAGCGGCTCAGGAAGCGT TTCAAAAAAACTTTGCTACGACCCTCACGACAACGCTCCCCGCTCACGCCCAAGGCAAGCCGATCGAAATCTGGTTCCAGGACGAGGCGCGGATCGGCCAGCAGGGCACGCTGACACGCGTGTGGGCCAAGCGTGGCTCACGGCCTCGCGCGCCGCGCGATCGACGTTACGATTGGGCTTATCTCTTCGGTGCCGCCTGTCCTCAACGTGGCGTCGCCGCGGGTCTTGTCATGCCGACGGCAAATGCAGAGGCGATGTCACTGCATTTGGAGGCAATCAGCCGCAAAGTTGCACCCGACGCACATGCCGTTCTCGTCTTCGACGGCGCCGGCTATCACAGTGCCGGCACCGTCCGAGCTCCGGAAAATATCACTCTGTTACAGCTGCCGCCTTATGCGCCCGAGCTCAATCCGATTGAAAACGTCTGGCAGTACCTGCGCGCCAACAAGCTCGCCATCACCGTCTTCGACGACTACGACGATATCGTCGCCAAGACCTGCGAAGCCTGGAACTTCTTCGCAAATGATCCAGATCGCATCGCCTCAATCACAAGCCGCACTTGGGCAACAGTCAATCCTTAG
- a CDS encoding NAD(P)/FAD-dependent oxidoreductase, with translation MTDAPAKPHRVVIVGAGFGGLEAAFGLAGAPVEITLIDRRNHHLFQPLLYQVATASLATSEIAWPIRYLLRDRPEVTTLFANANGVDAAGKRVLLDDGDSVPYDTLILATGARHAYFGHDEWEPFAPGLKTLEDATTLRRRILVAFERAERETDPERRAALLTFVIIGAGPTGVEMAGTIADLANDTLPRDFRHIDTRKARVVLIEAGPRVLAGFPEDLSAYAQRSLESLGVEVMLGEAVTECSADGVVYGGKKLAARTIVWAAGVRASRAAEWLNAPADRAYRLQVEPDLTVPGHPDIFAVGDTITVKDPDGNPVPGIAPAAKQEGRYVAALIKARLKGRTLPPFRYKHAGSLAQIGKRLAVIDFGWLKLRGALAWWIWGIAHIYFLIGLRNRLSVALSWLWIHARDQRAARLITQGSSKVAQ, from the coding sequence ATGACAGACGCGCCGGCCAAACCTCATCGCGTGGTGATCGTCGGCGCCGGTTTCGGAGGGCTCGAGGCCGCTTTCGGGCTGGCGGGCGCGCCGGTCGAGATCACGCTGATCGACCGCCGCAACCACCATCTGTTCCAGCCGCTATTGTACCAGGTCGCAACCGCTTCGCTTGCGACCAGCGAGATCGCCTGGCCGATCCGTTATCTCTTGCGCGACCGTCCCGAGGTGACGACGCTGTTCGCCAATGCCAACGGCGTCGATGCCGCGGGAAAGCGCGTGCTGCTCGATGACGGCGACAGCGTCCCCTACGACACCCTGATCCTCGCCACCGGCGCACGGCATGCCTATTTCGGCCATGACGAATGGGAGCCGTTCGCGCCCGGGCTGAAGACGCTGGAGGACGCCACCACCCTGCGGCGGCGCATTCTGGTCGCCTTCGAGCGCGCCGAACGCGAGACCGATCCGGAAAGACGCGCGGCGCTGCTCACCTTCGTCATCATCGGCGCCGGCCCGACCGGCGTCGAGATGGCCGGCACCATCGCCGACCTCGCCAATGACACGCTGCCGCGCGACTTCCGCCATATCGACACCCGCAAGGCGCGCGTGGTGCTGATCGAGGCCGGCCCGCGCGTGCTGGCGGGCTTTCCCGAGGATCTCTCGGCCTATGCGCAGCGTTCGCTGGAAAGCCTCGGGGTCGAGGTAATGCTGGGCGAAGCGGTCACCGAATGCTCGGCCGACGGCGTGGTCTATGGCGGCAAGAAACTGGCGGCGCGCACCATCGTCTGGGCCGCCGGGGTGCGCGCCTCCCGCGCCGCCGAATGGCTGAACGCGCCGGCCGATCGCGCCTACCGCCTGCAGGTCGAGCCCGATCTGACGGTGCCCGGCCATCCCGACATCTTCGCGGTGGGCGACACCATCACGGTCAAGGATCCCGACGGCAATCCGGTGCCCGGCATCGCGCCGGCCGCCAAGCAGGAGGGCCGCTACGTCGCCGCCCTGATCAAGGCGCGACTCAAGGGCAGGACGCTGCCGCCGTTCCGCTACAAGCACGCCGGCAGCCTCGCGCAGATCGGCAAGCGGCTCGCGGTGATCGATTTCGGCTGGCTCAAGCTGCGCGGCGCACTCGCATGGTGGATCTGGGGCATCGCCCACATCTACTTCCTGATCGGCCTGCGCAACCGCCTCAGCGTCGCGCTGAGCTGGCTCTGGATCCACGCCCGCGACCAGCGCGCGGCGCGGCTGATCACCCAGGGCAGCAGCAAGGTGGCGCAGTAG
- a CDS encoding sigma-70 family RNA polymerase sigma factor: MSASPVVDLSQHLSALRPKLHRYCARMVGSVIDGEDVLQDTLIKAVEAFTSAAPIQNAEAWLFRIAHNTALDFLRRRNRQEALRSPEEVDMMAGELDDVARREIAASSLRTFMRLPVAQRASVILMDVLGCSLAEVCDIMDFSLPAVKAALHRGRTQLRQFASEPDDAPRPGLSETDRIRLNAYVNRFNAHDFDAIRAMIADDIRLELVNRTRLNGKAEVSRYFGNYSKASDWHLVPGQVEGRPAILVFDPNEANAPPRYFMLLDWSADKIAAIRDFRHAPYAIDGAEWAVDAG; this comes from the coding sequence ATGTCAGCATCGCCTGTCGTCGATCTCAGCCAGCATCTTTCGGCGTTGCGCCCGAAGCTGCATCGCTATTGCGCGCGCATGGTCGGTTCGGTGATCGACGGCGAGGATGTGTTGCAGGACACACTGATCAAGGCGGTGGAAGCCTTCACTTCCGCCGCCCCGATCCAGAACGCGGAAGCCTGGCTGTTTCGGATCGCGCACAACACCGCGCTCGATTTCCTCAGGCGGCGCAACCGCCAGGAAGCGCTCCGCTCGCCGGAGGAGGTGGACATGATGGCCGGAGAGCTCGATGACGTCGCCCGCCGCGAGATCGCAGCAAGCAGCCTGCGCACTTTCATGCGGCTGCCGGTGGCGCAGCGCGCCAGCGTGATCCTGATGGATGTGCTCGGCTGCTCGTTGGCCGAGGTCTGCGACATCATGGATTTCAGCCTGCCCGCGGTGAAGGCGGCGCTGCATCGCGGCCGCACGCAGCTGCGCCAATTCGCCAGCGAACCGGACGATGCACCGCGGCCCGGCCTGTCGGAGACGGATCGCATCCGGCTGAACGCCTATGTCAATCGCTTCAACGCGCACGACTTCGATGCCATCCGCGCCATGATCGCCGACGACATCAGGCTCGAGCTCGTCAACCGCACCAGGCTGAACGGCAAGGCCGAGGTGTCGCGCTACTTCGGCAACTATTCCAAGGCCAGCGACTGGCACCTGGTGCCGGGGCAGGTCGAGGGACGTCCGGCCATCCTGGTGTTCGACCCGAACGAGGCGAACGCGCCGCCGAGATATTTCATGCTGCTCGACTGGTCGGCCGACAAGATCGCCGCCATCAGGGATTTCCGCCATGCGCCCTACGCCATCGACGGCGCGGAGTGGGCGGTGGATGCGGGTTGA
- a CDS encoding DHA2 family efflux MFS transporter permease subunit codes for MQTPIARAEQLWVLGVTALASFMMALDAMIITTAFATIRADFGSAVETLQWTVSAFNLTFAVLLLTGAALGDRFGRSRMFAAGIALFIVASAACALAGNAQALIAARALQGAGAAFVMPLAMAILSGAFGREERARALGIFSSITGCALIVGPAIGGFITTHLGWRWIFWINLPIGLIVIALVLTRLRESFGPAAPLDITGLSLVAAAALALVWSLLRGNAVGWASAEVMGTLAAGAVFAAGFVLWELRTATPMLPMRLFASRAFASGMAASVLFYAAMYGVLFLLPQFLQTTLSFDAFSAGLRLLPWTATLFVTAPVAGAVVNRFGERPLVVTGLLMQAIGLGWISEIVSPTIPYADLVAPLVLAGVGVSMAMPAAQNAVLSSVSVTEIGKASGAFNMGRFLGGMFGIAALVAEFSANGAADSAVHFESGFAAAMSLAATLSLAGAAAGFILPARQRAMGAAAPQDA; via the coding sequence ATGCAGACCCCGATCGCTCGCGCCGAGCAGCTCTGGGTGCTCGGCGTCACCGCGCTGGCATCCTTCATGATGGCGCTGGACGCCATGATCATCACGACGGCCTTCGCAACCATCCGCGCCGATTTCGGCAGCGCGGTGGAGACGCTGCAATGGACCGTCAGCGCCTTCAACCTCACCTTCGCGGTGCTGCTCCTGACCGGCGCCGCGCTCGGCGACCGCTTCGGACGGAGCCGGATGTTTGCGGCCGGGATCGCCCTGTTCATCGTAGCATCGGCCGCTTGCGCACTGGCCGGCAACGCGCAAGCACTGATCGCCGCCCGCGCACTGCAGGGCGCCGGAGCTGCGTTCGTGATGCCGTTGGCGATGGCGATCCTGAGCGGCGCGTTCGGCCGGGAGGAGCGTGCCCGCGCGCTCGGCATTTTCAGCAGCATCACCGGCTGCGCGCTGATCGTCGGCCCCGCCATCGGCGGCTTCATCACCACCCATCTCGGCTGGCGCTGGATTTTCTGGATCAACCTGCCGATCGGCCTGATCGTGATCGCGCTGGTGCTGACGCGCCTGCGCGAAAGCTTCGGGCCGGCCGCACCGCTCGACATCACCGGGCTGTCGCTCGTTGCCGCGGCAGCGCTGGCGCTGGTCTGGAGCCTGTTGCGCGGCAACGCCGTCGGCTGGGCGAGCGCCGAGGTGATGGGGACGCTGGCCGCCGGCGCCGTATTCGCGGCCGGTTTCGTGCTGTGGGAATTGCGCACGGCAACCCCGATGCTGCCGATGCGGCTGTTTGCGTCCCGCGCCTTTGCCTCGGGCATGGCGGCGAGCGTGCTGTTCTACGCCGCGATGTATGGCGTGCTGTTCCTGCTGCCGCAGTTCCTGCAGACCACGCTCAGCTTCGACGCCTTCAGCGCCGGGCTTCGCCTGCTGCCCTGGACCGCGACGCTGTTCGTCACGGCGCCGGTCGCGGGCGCCGTCGTCAACCGGTTCGGCGAGCGGCCGCTGGTAGTGACCGGCTTGCTGATGCAGGCGATCGGGCTCGGCTGGATCAGCGAGATCGTGAGCCCCACCATCCCCTACGCCGACCTGGTCGCGCCGCTGGTGCTGGCCGGCGTCGGGGTGTCGATGGCGATGCCGGCGGCGCAGAACGCGGTTCTGAGCTCGGTGTCGGTGACCGAGATCGGCAAGGCCTCCGGCGCCTTCAACATGGGCCGCTTCCTCGGCGGGATGTTCGGCATCGCCGCGCTGGTGGCGGAGTTCTCCGCCAATGGCGCCGCCGATTCAGCAGTTCATTTCGAGAGCGGATTTGCCGCGGCGATGAGCCTGGCCGCGACGCTGTCGCTGGCCGGCGCGGCCGCGGGATTTATCCTCCCGGCGCGGCAACGCGCGATGGGCGCGGCCGCGCCGCAGGACGCGTGA
- a CDS encoding ABC transporter substrate-binding protein — translation MNKAFWLAGAMAMALAQPATAAGTIKIGFVSTFSGPTAVIGNDMRNSFELALDHMGRKMDGKPVEVIYEDDQQKPDIGKQKTEKLVQSDKVDFIVGYIWSNVLLASLKTAVDSKTFLISANAGPSQLAGELCSPYVFSTSWQNDQTPAAMGLYMNQKGVKSVFLIGPNYAAGKDMLAGVKSTFKGQVVGEEYTVWPSQLDFSAELTKARNSKAESIFVFYPGAAGVQFLNQYVQAGIKQQIPLYTAFTVDELSLPLQKDNAIGIPGAQEWVNDLPNEQNKKFVADYRKKYTGLRPTYYGAQAYDAAQLINSAVVAVKGDLTKKDAMKAEMEKANFKSLRGPFKYGNNHIPIQNFYLQDVVKDADGQLSLKTVATIVKDNQDQFHDKCPMK, via the coding sequence ATGAACAAGGCATTTTGGCTGGCAGGCGCCATGGCCATGGCGCTGGCACAGCCGGCGACCGCGGCCGGCACCATCAAGATCGGATTTGTCTCGACCTTCAGCGGCCCGACCGCCGTGATCGGCAATGACATGCGCAATTCCTTCGAGCTGGCGCTCGACCACATGGGCCGCAAGATGGACGGCAAGCCGGTCGAGGTGATCTACGAGGACGACCAGCAGAAGCCCGACATCGGCAAGCAGAAGACCGAGAAGCTGGTGCAGTCGGACAAGGTGGATTTCATCGTCGGCTACATCTGGTCGAACGTGCTGCTGGCCTCGCTGAAGACCGCGGTCGATTCCAAGACCTTCCTGATCTCAGCCAATGCCGGTCCGTCGCAGCTCGCCGGCGAATTGTGCTCGCCTTACGTGTTCTCGACCTCTTGGCAGAACGATCAGACGCCCGCCGCGATGGGCCTCTACATGAACCAGAAGGGCGTCAAGTCGGTATTCCTGATCGGTCCGAACTACGCCGCCGGCAAGGACATGCTCGCCGGGGTGAAGAGCACCTTCAAGGGCCAGGTCGTCGGCGAGGAATATACGGTGTGGCCGAGCCAGCTCGACTTCTCCGCCGAGCTCACCAAGGCGCGCAACTCCAAGGCCGAGTCGATCTTCGTGTTCTATCCCGGCGCAGCCGGCGTTCAGTTCCTGAATCAGTACGTCCAGGCCGGCATCAAGCAGCAGATCCCGCTCTACACCGCGTTCACCGTCGACGAATTGTCGCTGCCGCTGCAGAAGGACAATGCGATCGGCATTCCCGGCGCGCAGGAATGGGTCAACGACCTGCCGAACGAGCAGAACAAGAAATTCGTCGCGGACTACCGCAAGAAGTACACCGGCCTGCGCCCGACCTATTACGGCGCCCAGGCCTATGACGCCGCCCAGCTCATCAACAGCGCCGTCGTCGCGGTGAAGGGCGACCTCACCAAGAAGGACGCGATGAAGGCCGAGATGGAGAAGGCCAACTTCAAGTCGCTGCGCGGCCCGTTCAAGTACGGCAACAACCACATTCCGATCCAGAACTTCTATCTGCAGGACGTGGTCAAGGACGCCGACGGCCAGCTCTCGCTGAAGACGGTCGCGACCATCGTCAAGGACAACCAGGATCAGTTCCACGACAAGTGTCCGATGAAGTGA
- the tnpA gene encoding IS200/IS605 family transposase, whose product MEAEYNHLNHATWECKYHVVFTPKYRKKLLFGKIKRHLGQVFHDLARRKECRIEEGHLMPDHVHMLISIPPKYSVAQIIGYMKGKSSIWIAQNVERKMRNFLGHKFWARGYFVTTVGRDEEMIRAYIKNQEMADQQLDQFELKISAAPKSKQSS is encoded by the coding sequence ATGGAAGCAGAGTACAATCATCTTAATCACGCGACTTGGGAGTGCAAGTACCACGTCGTGTTTACGCCGAAGTACCGCAAGAAGCTGCTGTTCGGGAAGATCAAGCGACATCTGGGCCAGGTATTTCACGATCTGGCACGACGGAAGGAGTGCCGGATCGAGGAAGGTCACCTGATGCCGGATCATGTCCACATGCTGATATCGATACCTCCGAAATATTCGGTGGCGCAGATCATCGGGTATATGAAGGGGAAGAGTTCGATCTGGATCGCGCAGAACGTCGAACGGAAGATGCGAAATTTCCTGGGCCACAAATTCTGGGCACGCGGATATTTTGTCACGACCGTCGGCCGCGATGAGGAAATGATCCGGGCCTACATCAAGAATCAGGAAATGGCCGACCAGCAACTGGATCAGTTTGAGCTAAAGATTTCAGCTGCCCCAAAATCCAAGCAATCGTCCTAA
- a CDS encoding ABC transporter ATP-binding protein produces the protein MADPLLRVDNLVRRFGGITATDNLSMEVKPGELHAIIGPNGAGKTTLISQLTGQLMPNSGTIQFGGRDVTRLPSYRRSRLGLARSFQITSLLKDFSAIDNVALAAQAHDGHSFRFWGNARKEPHLREAARAALERVGLGARANVVVSQLSHGEQRELELAVALATRPQLLLLDEPMAGLGVTESARMVALLKELRKEVTIVLVEHDMEAVFALADRITVLVYGRVIACDVPDAIRKHDEVKRAYLGEQHAVTRHG, from the coding sequence TTGGCTGATCCCTTGCTCCGCGTCGACAATCTGGTGCGCCGCTTCGGCGGCATCACCGCGACCGACAATCTCTCGATGGAGGTTAAGCCGGGCGAGCTGCACGCCATCATCGGCCCGAACGGCGCCGGCAAGACCACGCTGATCAGCCAGCTCACCGGGCAGTTGATGCCGAATTCCGGCACCATCCAATTCGGCGGCCGCGACGTCACACGGCTGCCGTCCTACAGGCGAAGCCGGCTCGGGCTGGCGCGCTCGTTCCAGATCACCTCGCTGCTGAAGGACTTCTCGGCGATCGACAATGTCGCGCTCGCAGCGCAAGCCCATGACGGCCACTCCTTCCGTTTCTGGGGCAATGCGCGGAAAGAGCCGCATCTGCGCGAGGCCGCACGCGCCGCGCTGGAGCGCGTCGGTCTTGGCGCGCGCGCCAATGTCGTGGTCTCGCAACTGAGCCATGGCGAGCAGCGCGAGCTCGAGCTGGCGGTCGCGCTCGCCACCAGGCCGCAGCTCCTGTTGCTGGACGAGCCGATGGCCGGCCTCGGCGTCACCGAATCCGCGCGGATGGTCGCGCTGCTCAAGGAGCTGCGCAAGGAAGTGACCATCGTGCTGGTCGAGCACGACATGGAGGCTGTGTTCGCGCTGGCCGACCGCATCACGGTGCTGGTCTACGGCCGCGTCATCGCCTGCGACGTGCCCGATGCGATCCGCAAGCACGATGAGGTCAAGCGCGCCTATCTCGGCGAACAGCATGCGGTGACGCGCCATGGCTGA
- a CDS encoding branched-chain amino acid ABC transporter permease, whose product MYLVVEQLLNGLQFGLLLFLLAAGLTLVFGIMDFVNLAHGSLYMMGAYFAATFVAWTGSFVLGALMALGASLLLGVVLEYVALRHLYGRDHLDQVLATFGLILFFNDAVRLIWGPAGLALPLPAWLTVPVQIIPGVYYPAYRLLIITVALAVAALLYLVVMRTRVGMLIRAGASNREMIGALGINIKLLFTLVFGLGAALAGLAGLMQAPILTVQIGMGENILILAFVIIVIGGIGSIRGAFLAAIFVGMIDTLGRAFLPDLLRKVLSGAAASTAAPALSSMLIYLLMAIVLVVRPEGLFPAAKR is encoded by the coding sequence ATGTATCTCGTCGTCGAACAACTCCTGAACGGCCTGCAATTCGGCCTCCTGCTGTTCCTGCTGGCGGCCGGCCTGACGCTGGTGTTCGGCATCATGGACTTCGTCAATCTGGCGCACGGTTCGCTCTACATGATGGGCGCCTATTTCGCCGCGACCTTCGTGGCCTGGACCGGCAGCTTCGTGCTCGGCGCACTGATGGCGCTGGGCGCCAGCCTGCTGCTTGGCGTCGTCCTCGAATATGTCGCGCTGCGACATCTCTATGGCCGCGACCATCTCGACCAGGTGCTCGCGACCTTCGGCCTGATCCTGTTCTTCAACGATGCCGTGCGGCTGATCTGGGGCCCGGCCGGCCTCGCGCTGCCGCTGCCGGCCTGGCTGACCGTGCCGGTGCAGATCATTCCTGGCGTGTACTATCCGGCCTATCGCCTGCTGATCATCACGGTCGCGCTGGCCGTGGCCGCGTTGCTCTATCTCGTGGTGATGCGCACCCGCGTCGGCATGCTGATCCGCGCCGGTGCCTCGAACCGCGAGATGATCGGCGCGCTCGGCATCAACATCAAGCTGCTGTTCACGCTGGTGTTCGGCCTCGGTGCCGCGCTCGCCGGCCTTGCCGGGCTGATGCAGGCGCCGATCCTCACCGTGCAGATCGGCATGGGCGAGAACATCCTGATCCTCGCCTTCGTCATCATCGTGATCGGCGGCATCGGCTCGATCCGCGGTGCCTTCCTGGCGGCGATCTTCGTCGGCATGATCGATACGCTCGGCCGCGCCTTCCTGCCGGACCTGCTGCGCAAGGTGCTGAGCGGGGCTGCGGCGTCGACCGCGGCGCCGGCGCTGTCCTCGATGCTGATCTACCTTCTGATGGCGATCGTGCTGGTCGTGCGGCCGGAGGGGCTGTTTCCGGCCGCCAAGCGATGA